The DNA window ACCATATCCATAACCATTATTGGTACCGTACCCCACATTGGAAGAGGTAGTTTGTACACGGGTAAGGTACGCAAAACGATCGACCCCGGCGACAGCGCCTATATTGTCATTACCTACCTGTCCGTATGAAAACCGTATTTTCATGTATTCCAGGTATTTTTTTACGCCTTTCATGAATGATTCTTCGGTAGGCACCCAACCTATAGCTGCAGCCGGGAAGAATCCGTAACGTTTTCCTTTGGCAAAGTTTTCCGAACCATTATAAGCAAAATTGAATTCGAAATAGTACCGGTTATCATAGGCATAGGTGGCGCGTCCGGTAAGCCCCTGATAACGTTTGGGCACTGCATTGTAGATATCTTCGTTACTCGCCTGCAAAAAATCATTCTGATTGTAGAGCAACATACCTCCAACATTATGTACACCGAAATTACGGTTATAATTCAATTGGGCCTCCAGGTAAACGGTCCGTTCAATAGCAGGACGATCCGATGTTCTTTTCAGATAAGAGTAATAATCGGTGGAACCGGGCTCCTGATCGACATAATTATACTCGCCATCCTGGGTGAGTATGGGTTCCCCTGTCAACGAATCATACCCCCATGGCGTTATCAGGTATGCACGAGGCCGCAAAGTCCGCTGTACCCTTCCATAGCTGTATGCATCAAAAGAGAACATTAACTTGGCACTCAACCCTTCGGTAATAAATTTGAGATCTTGTTTCAGATCAATGTTCGACTGTATGGTTGTACGGAATTCATCGGTATATCCCGAACTGGCCAGCATTTGATACGGGTTGCGGCTTTGGCCGTAAGGTTCTCCCGGTATCTTGGTTTTGTCGGGATAATTCAACGGGTACATAATAGGCGGCTGGTTACGCATCCATGAAAAAATATCCGAAGTGCTTTCGCCGGGATAGCGCCGGTCTTCCAGGATAGCGGCAATAGTCAATCCCACAACAGTGGTATTGGTTACATCGATATCCACATTCGAACGGAAATTATACCGCTTCACATTGATATTGTTGTTATACGAATAAAGTTTGAAATCCTTGAACATCCCCGCCTGGTTAAGGAAACCTGCATTGACAAAATAACGCACCTTTTCTCCGCCGCCCGAAATATTTACAGACACTTTTTGTGAAGGGGAGTTGTTACGTATTAGCTCCTTTGTCCAGTCTACATCGGGATAATAATAAGGATCAACCTTATTGGCCGTATTCGCTATCCTCTGATCTGTATAAAAAATACCTTGTCCGCTGTTGAGACGTGCTTCGTTGATCAATTGCATATATTCCACGGCTCCCACAAATTCAGGCAAATCTACCGGCGAACTGAAGGCCTGCTCGGCGCGGAGGCTGATTTTAGGTTTACCTGCCATCCCACGTTTCGTGGTGATCAACACTACACCATTTGCACCCCGTACGCCGTAAAGGGCGGTGGCCGTAGCATCCTTTAAAATGGCAAAATCGGCGATCTCTTCCGGATCGATGTTATCCATTGACCGTTCAATGCCATCAACCATTACCAGTGGGGTTGACGAGCCTGCAAAGGTATTGACACCCCGGATCCAGAATGTCGCTCCGTCATAACCCGGTTCACCCGACGATTGTACGGCGACTACACCGGCTAGCCGACCGGCCAGTGAGGTCGAAATAGTACGGGTGGGTAATTTCAGTTGATCGGGTTGAATAACGTCCATGGAACTGATAACGTTACCTTTCCGCTGGGTGCCGTAACCTACTATAACAACATCTTCCAGTGTTTGTGCTGCATCTATTAATACGACATCTATTACCCGACGCCCTTCGATAGGTATCGACTGTGTTTCCATACCCACGAATGAAAACCGGAGTACAGCTGTAGGGGATACGTTAATTTCATATTTCCCGTTTTCATCGCTGATTGCGCCTTTTGTAGTTCCTTCGATCACAACGGATGCCCCGGGAAGAGGTTCTCCGCCTTCACTTATAGTGATCGTACCCGTAACTGTAATAGTTTCCTGGGCCGACAATTCCGACCAACAAACTATTGATAATAACGGGATAAGATAAAAGAGAATATGTTTCATATTTTTGATCTGTTCAGTTTATAATTAATATATTGAGTTGCTGCTTTTTCATCATTTTCTTTATACAAAAACATAAAATCAAGTTTCGATTGATATGTTTGATTTGAAATTACCCGTATTGGTCATAATTGTTGAATATTATGCCATACTTACTTTTCACATGGTTAACAGGGTAAGCATTATTAACTGCTCAACCCGGTTCCAAGGCAGTTCTTCACATTAGAGGACTTACTTGTATGAACCTCTTTTAAAGCCTTTTTTCGCTTTTTTAAATGACTCGTAGATTAATAATTTGGATTTTACATAGGCATATTTTTTAGGTTAATAGTTTCTTTGATTTTATCCAACGCAAAAAGCCATGATACTGGACTAACCCAATATCATGGCTTTTAAAATTTTTTCCCTGTATATTTCGCGCGTACGCGAAAGAATGGTGTGATTTATTTAGAGGCTCTCTCTCTCTCTCTCTCTCTCTCTCTCTCTCTCTCTCTCTCTCTCTCTCTCTGAAAAGAGAAAACCAAACAACGAGTTACAGTTGTTTACCCGGATATTTTCAGTACACTTTTCCATGATTGTCTTTTCCTGACACAAGAGATACATAATAGTGATATATAAAAGTTGATGTTTTTATATGTTGGCAAAACTATAGCATTATTTTTTAAATTTTCATGATTTTTTATGGCTTTGTGGCTTTTATTTTTTGAAACACTTTACATTAAACTATTTTTTGTAAATATTTGTTTCTATTGTTGATTTATTTTGACTCATTATTAGTCGTTTTGCAATTTTATCTACAGCCGTATAAATGAAAATTTAGATGAATTTAAAATCCAATTGGATCAATTTGTTCTTTTGAAATAAATTCAATAAAAAGTATCTTTGCCGGTCATTATTACAAAGCCAATGAACATTCCAGAAATAGAAACACAACCCATTGAGGTAATCAAACGCTTCCAGGAACAAAAATTAACTGACCAGTTACATTATTTACAACAAAAGTCGAAATTTTATCAACGCTTGTTCAGGGAACAACATATCGATATTTCAAAAATAAAAACCTTAGAAGATCTACAATATATACCCGTTACTACGAAAAGCGACCTCCAGCTGTATAATCATGATTTTCTTTGTGTAGAGCCACATCAGATCACAGATTATATCACCACTTCAGGTACACTGGGGGAACCGGTCACTTTTGCCGCTACTGAAAATGACCTGGAGCGATTGGCCTACAATGAAGCCATCTCTTTCCTAGGTGCAGGCTGTACATCCAAGGATGTTTTCCAGTTGATGACCACCATCGACCGGCGATTTATGGCCGGATTGGCATATTTCCTGGGTATCCGTAAAATGGGAGCATCTGTGGTACGGGTCGGAAACGGTATCCCTGAATTACAGGTAGACAGCATCCGGCGTTTCTCTTCTACAGTATGCATTGTAGTACCCTCTTTCCTGTTGAAAATCATAGAATATGCAGAATCACAGGGTTTCGACCTGAACAAGAGCACGCTCCGCAAAGCCATCTGTATAGGAGAACCACTCAGGAATACGGATTATTCGCTCAATACATTGGGACAGCGTATCACGGAAAAATGGAATACGCTATCTCTACACTCCACTTATGCATCCACCGAAATGGGTACCTCTTTCACCGAATGTAAGTTTGGTTGCGGAGGACACCATCATCCGGAACTGATCATTGTTGAATTACTGGACGACCATGGCCGTGTGGTAGCAGAAGGAGAACCCGGGGAAGTAACCGTTACGACATTAGGCGTGGAAGGGATGCCTCTGTTGCGTTTCCGGACAGGCGATATCTGTACATACGATACCAGCCCGTGTGCATGCGGATTGACCACTATGAGACTGGGAATGGTGATCGGACGGAAACAACAAATGATCAAATATAAGGGTACCACCCTTTATCCACCCGCATTATATGACATTCTGGACAATGTTGAAGGGATCAGCAATTACCTGGTAGAAGTATACACCAATGAGATCGGCACCGATGAGATACTGATCCGCATAGGATCTGTCCGGAAAGATGAATTCTTTGAAAAATCGATCAAGGACCGTTTCAGGGCAAAATTAAGGGTTGCCCCTGAGATCAGCTTTGAACCTCCCGAATATATCCATCACATTCAAAACCCGCAAATAAGCAGGAAACCTATTAAATTTTTCGACAGAAGAGGGAAGAATCTTTCCTGATTTTTCTTTATTACATAAATGTATTATATGCCTGTCCCGTTTATCACATTTGACCATGTAAGTTTCAGGAAATTCGGTTATTCTGTATTTCCGGACACCAATTGGAAATTATGTCCCGGTGAGAACTGGGCCGTTATCGGTCCCAATGGATCCGGAAAAACCACCTTCCTGGAGGCGCTGGAAGGATGTTTATTGAAAGTACACGGACAGATCGACTATCATATAACGGATGCGAATGGCCATCTGATCGCAGACCCACACAAATCCATAGCATCTGTTTATTTCAATGACCGGACGGTCAATTATGGTGATTTCTATTACCAGCAGCGTTATCATGCCACCGAAACCGATGGAATTGTTAAAGTACGGGATTTCCTGCATCTATCTTCCGGTGAACATATTCCCGAACTGGAGAATCTGGATATGACCCGTTTACTGGATATGGAGATCATCAAATTATCCAATGGCCAGTTCAAAAAAATGCTGATCATAAAGGCACTTTTAAAAAGGCCGAAATTATTGTTGCTCGATAATCTATATACCGGACTGGATGTACAAGCCAGAGCATATGTCTCCGGGATGCTGAAACAGATCACGGATATGGGCACGCAAATTATCATGGTTACCGATAGTGATCATATCCCCGGCATCATTACCCATGTAATGAAAATTGAACAATTTTCCATTACCGGTACTTTTCCCATTAAAAAATTCATCGCTGAAAAAACATCTGCCCCAAACATTCTTTTACCTACTTTTCCGCCACTACCGGAAACAAATTTTAAAACTGCCGTCCAATTTGATGAAGTAACGATAAAATATAATGACCGGACCATCATTGATCATGTCAACTGGAAAATAACACAAGGAGAAAAATGGGCGTTGATGGGGCCGAACGGAGCGGGAAAATCCATGCTTCTCAGCCTTATTTTTGCAGATAATCCCCAGGCTTATGCCAATAAGATCACATTATTTGACAGGAAACGCGGAACAGGTGAAAGTATCTGGGATATTAAAGAAAAAATCGGGTTCGTATCTCCCGAAATGCATGTTTACTTCCGTCAGCAAAAGACCTGCAGGGAAATATCTTTAAGCGGATTGACAGAAAATCCATACGGGAACCGGAAAATTCCAGAAAGTAGTGTTCGTTTCTCCGAAGAACTGTTCTCATTTTTCTCCATTCGTCACATTGAAAACGAATATTTCCAAAGAATTTCTACCGGACAACAAAATATGGTATTACTGATACGTGCATTGGTGAAAAACCCTCCGATGCTGATCCTGGACGAACCATTCCAAGGGGTGGATATGGAAAAAGTGAGGTTGTCGAATTTATTGCTGAATAGTTATTCCCGGCAACGGACAATGATATTCGTATCACACAATCCATCCGAATTACCATCCTGTATAGATCATTGTTTATATATAGAGAACGGAAAGGCTTTTGAAAAACCTGGTTTTCCTTGTTAAAGCAGCTCGTAACTGCTGATCTGTACCGGCGCCTGCAAAGTTGGCAATACCCTTTCAAGAAGTATCCCTTCCCGGTTATCATATTCATACCCAAAAGTAGCGCGTATCCCTATCAGGATAAACTGAACGGCACGGTCGAGGGCTATGGGCAGGCTATCCCCCTGCATCAGCGATCCGGTGATCACACTGGTAAAGGTATCACCCGTACCGGGATAATGTGCAGGAAAATAAGGACATGAAACTTTCCAGAAACGATGACTCGTTTTATTATAAGCGATTACGGAAGTGGTCTTTGCAGAGTCACTCTCCGGAACACTGGTAACAATCACAATCTCCGGCCCCATTGCCGATAAATGAACCAGATACTCTTTCATTTTTTCCAGGGGTACCGTTTCTTTATAGGACTTGTCCAACAATAAAAATAATTCTGTAATATTAGGTGTGATCACCACGGCCTTTCTGATCAATTTACGCATCTCGGTGACCATGTCTTTGTCAAGTGTAGCATAAAGCTGCCCATTGTCGCCAAGCACTGGGTCCACGACCACCAACTGCCCGTCTTTTGCAAAATCATCGATCAATCCTGCTACAATTTCCGATTGTCTGGGTGAACCGAGGTAACCGCTGTAAATTGCATCAAACTCCACTTTCAGTTCTTTCCAGTGGTCAATAAAACGAGTCATTTCATCGGTAAGATCCAGAAATGAAAATCCCGGATATTGTGTATGTGAAGATAATACTGCCGTGGGCAGGGGACATACCTGAATACCCATTGCCGATAAGATAGGAATAGCCACTGCCAATGAAACCCTTCCAAAACCGGAAAGATCATGTACGGCAGCTACTCTTTTTACCTGATGACTCATTGTCAAATTCAATATCTATTCATGTTTTTCTTCGGCTTTCCGATTGTTCCTCATTTTTTGCAAAAGATAATTACGAAACTGCATTTCAGCTACATATAGCTTCATTACTTTCTGTTCGGAGAGTATCTTACGGAATTTAGCATCATATTCGACAGGGATTTTGGATTCCTGCTCCTGAATGACGACCAAACGATCAAGTAGTTTTTTTACTTCTTTCTCAGGAAGCTGATCCTGTTCGTGCATGAATTTACGCATGATAGATGCCCTTTCCTCAAACAATTTTGACTTTTTCTCGTCCATTTCATTGTATATCGGCCAGAACGACTGCGCCTCTTCAGTGGTCAATCCCATTTTTTCCGTAAAGTAAGCGATACGTTCTACTTTGAACTGTTCACCCCGGTCATCATTTTTAGGGCCTCTCCTGGATGGATCCGGACCTTGTGCGTAAACCTGTGCATAAACACAAAAACAAAATAAGACACTGATCATTCTAAACATAGCATCAGGTATTAAATATTTAATAAAGATAATCATTATTTATTGAATGAACAATTGCAGCAACGGAAATATTATCCCGTTCCAGAAAATCGATGATTTCCTCTTCTTGTTCATCCGTACAACAAACAGCAGTTGACAATAGATTCTCCGGAGCTTCAATTCCCAACGCTTCGATCATTAAAGCCGTCCTATCCAATACATACACCCACTGATAGGTGTTTTCTTCATCAATAGCGGCATAATCGACTATCAATGACTGCCCTGATGGTCGTAGATATAGAATAGTTCCGGCAATAAAAACAAATAAAATACAAGCCGCTGCCGCAATCAATCTCCCATATGTATTCCATTGAAAAACAGAAATTTTCTTCTCCGGCTTTTCTTCTTCCCTGATACGGGACATTATATGATCCTGAAAATTTTCAAAATACCCATCTGGTACTGAAAATGGATTTTTGTTACTGAATTGATTACCTTCCATCCGGATATTAATTAACGTTTACAATTATTTCTTCAAAATATAATTTAATCTTTTTAATGGCATGATGGTATGATGCCTTAAGCGCTCCCACTGATGTTCCGAGTATTTCCGATATCTCATCATACTGCATCTCATCAAAATATTTCATATTGAATACGATCCGTTGTTTTTCCGGAAGGGTTAAAATCGCTTTTTGCAATTGCAGCTGCAATTCATCCCCCGAAAAATAATAACCGTTATCCAACGATTGTGAAAGCACGGATCCTGCCTCCTCCAGTGACAGCATGCTCCTATTGCGTTTTTGTTTCAGGAAACTGATGGATTCATTGGTCGCTATGCGGTACAACCATGTATACAACTGCGCCTCCTGACGGAAATCAACTAATCCTCTCCATGCTTTCACAAACGTGTTTTGCAAAACATCATCCGTATCTTCATGTGTGATCAGGATTTTACGGATGTGCCAATAGAGACGAACTTTATATCGCTTTACTATTTCATTGAAAACCGTATATCTGCGGTCTTCATCCTGAAATATTTCTAACAATTGCCCGTCACTATACTCCTTCATTCTTTCGTTACAAAAGAAACCTTTTATTGTTTTGACTGTATGAAATCCGAAAAGTTTAACGCCGTATACGCTTTTCTCAAAAAGCAGACCATAACCTTTTTACAAAGATAAAAAACAATCAGCCTGTTGATCCTATTCCATGACTTTTTATGATAGTTTGATATATTTTTCACATATTTGTAGAATAGTAGGATGCGCCTTGGACAAAATATCAAGCAAACTTGATTTTGCCTCTCGGCTTTCACTATATTTACAGAATATAGGATGCGGTTCGGTAATTTTAGAAAGCAAGCTTTCTAAAATTACCCTTACCTTTCACTATATTTGTACGATCCTGTTAATCTGACCATCCAATGAATATGAAAAAAATTATTATTGCCTTAGGCTTGTTCCTCACGGGTATCATTGCTTTTGCCCAACCCAAAAACGATTTATCTCTCGACCCGCAGAAAGCAGAGTGGTTCAAAGAAGCTAAATTTGGAATGTTTGTCCACTGGGGACTTTATTCGATTCTGGAAGGAAGCTATAACGGGCATACACTCCCCGATCCGTCCCTGAAGCAGGGAAAAAGCTGGTATGCCGAATGGATCCAGATGCGATTGGAAGTTCCTGATAATGAATATCAATCCCTGGTGAAAGACTTTAATCCCGTTAATTTTGATGCCAATCAATGGATCTCCGAAGCAAAAAATGCAGGAGTACGTTATTTTGTGATCACTGCAAAACATCACGATGGGTTTGCTTTATGGAAATCTAATGTATCGGATTTTAATATTACCCGTACACCATACAAAAAGGACATCATTGCCGAACTTGTAAAAGCCTGCAAAAAGCACGGCATAAAATATGGCTTTTACTACTCGCACTGGCAGGATTGGGAGTATCCCGGCGGCGCTCTGCCCTCCTGGAAAACAAAACGTACCGATGAAGAATTTGAAAATTACTGGCAGAACAAATGCCTTCCCCAGGTAAAAGAACTGTTGGTAAAATTTGATCCGGATCTGCTTTGGTTCGACACATGGAACGAAGAAAACCATATCACTTCCCAGCGCCGGGATGAATTGATCGCCCTGGTACGAAAAAACAGTACAAAATGTCTGATCAATGGAAGAATATCTTTCCTGGATCCGGGGGATCATATCGATTTTTTGGAAATGCATGATAACAGTTATCCCGATAAGATACTGGAAAAACCCTGGCAGACACCGGCTACCATGGTCAATTCATGGGGATGGCATGCCAAAGACTACAACTGGAAATCATCTTCTGAAATGCTGGGGTACTTATCCAATAACGCTTCAAAAGGTGGTAACTATCTCCTGAATATTGGCCCTAAACCGGATGGGACATTCCCTCTCCCTGCAATACGCCGCTTACAGGAAATTGGGGCATGGATACTGGTGAACGGAGAAGCCATCTACGATACCAGGCCGGTAAAAAAGGAAGTGGAAAAAGGAATATACCTGACCCAGAAAAAATCCGAAGG is part of the Bacteroidales bacterium genome and encodes:
- a CDS encoding ATP-binding cassette domain-containing protein produces the protein MPVPFITFDHVSFRKFGYSVFPDTNWKLCPGENWAVIGPNGSGKTTFLEALEGCLLKVHGQIDYHITDANGHLIADPHKSIASVYFNDRTVNYGDFYYQQRYHATETDGIVKVRDFLHLSSGEHIPELENLDMTRLLDMEIIKLSNGQFKKMLIIKALLKRPKLLLLDNLYTGLDVQARAYVSGMLKQITDMGTQIIMVTDSDHIPGIITHVMKIEQFSITGTFPIKKFIAEKTSAPNILLPTFPPLPETNFKTAVQFDEVTIKYNDRTIIDHVNWKITQGEKWALMGPNGAGKSMLLSLIFADNPQAYANKITLFDRKRGTGESIWDIKEKIGFVSPEMHVYFRQQKTCREISLSGLTENPYGNRKIPESSVRFSEELFSFFSIRHIENEYFQRISTGQQNMVLLIRALVKNPPMLILDEPFQGVDMEKVRLSNLLLNSYSRQRTMIFVSHNPSELPSCIDHCLYIENGKAFEKPGFPC
- a CDS encoding AMP-binding protein produces the protein MNIPEIETQPIEVIKRFQEQKLTDQLHYLQQKSKFYQRLFREQHIDISKIKTLEDLQYIPVTTKSDLQLYNHDFLCVEPHQITDYITTSGTLGEPVTFAATENDLERLAYNEAISFLGAGCTSKDVFQLMTTIDRRFMAGLAYFLGIRKMGASVVRVGNGIPELQVDSIRRFSSTVCIVVPSFLLKIIEYAESQGFDLNKSTLRKAICIGEPLRNTDYSLNTLGQRITEKWNTLSLHSTYASTEMGTSFTECKFGCGGHHHPELIIVELLDDHGRVVAEGEPGEVTVTTLGVEGMPLLRFRTGDICTYDTSPCACGLTTMRLGMVIGRKQQMIKYKGTTLYPPALYDILDNVEGISNYLVEVYTNEIGTDEILIRIGSVRKDEFFEKSIKDRFRAKLRVAPEISFEPPEYIHHIQNPQISRKPIKFFDRRGKNLS
- a CDS encoding pyridoxamine kinase — protein: MSHQVKRVAAVHDLSGFGRVSLAVAIPILSAMGIQVCPLPTAVLSSHTQYPGFSFLDLTDEMTRFIDHWKELKVEFDAIYSGYLGSPRQSEIVAGLIDDFAKDGQLVVVDPVLGDNGQLYATLDKDMVTEMRKLIRKAVVITPNITELFLLLDKSYKETVPLEKMKEYLVHLSAMGPEIVIVTSVPESDSAKTTSVIAYNKTSHRFWKVSCPYFPAHYPGTGDTFTSVITGSLMQGDSLPIALDRAVQFILIGIRATFGYEYDNREGILLERVLPTLQAPVQISSYELL
- a CDS encoding TonB-dependent receptor, translating into MKHILFYLIPLLSIVCWSELSAQETITVTGTITISEGGEPLPGASVVIEGTTKGAISDENGKYEINVSPTAVLRFSFVGMETQSIPIEGRRVIDVVLIDAAQTLEDVVIVGYGTQRKGNVISSMDVIQPDQLKLPTRTISTSLAGRLAGVVAVQSSGEPGYDGATFWIRGVNTFAGSSTPLVMVDGIERSMDNIDPEEIADFAILKDATATALYGVRGANGVVLITTKRGMAGKPKISLRAEQAFSSPVDLPEFVGAVEYMQLINEARLNSGQGIFYTDQRIANTANKVDPYYYPDVDWTKELIRNNSPSQKVSVNISGGGEKVRYFVNAGFLNQAGMFKDFKLYSYNNNINVKRYNFRSNVDIDVTNTTVVGLTIAAILEDRRYPGESTSDIFSWMRNQPPIMYPLNYPDKTKIPGEPYGQSRNPYQMLASSGYTDEFRTTIQSNIDLKQDLKFITEGLSAKLMFSFDAYSYGRVQRTLRPRAYLITPWGYDSLTGEPILTQDGEYNYVDQEPGSTDYYSYLKRTSDRPAIERTVYLEAQLNYNRNFGVHNVGGMLLYNQNDFLQASNEDIYNAVPKRYQGLTGRATYAYDNRYYFEFNFAYNGSENFAKGKRYGFFPAAAIGWVPTEESFMKGVKKYLEYMKIRFSYGQVGNDNIGAVAGVDRFAYLTRVQTTSSNVGYGTNNGYGYGYGAGVAITYYGNPDATWETATKADLGFEFRFLKNFRLQADFFHEKRTDIWVPLYNIPDIYGVIQDGDGVPAIGGNVGEMENKGIDGFLEYNGKISNDLSITFKGTYSYSRNKVLKNSEATPMWDYQDKVGRKHNMTLAYVAERLFIDEADIAANPDQSFLGGTSLPGDIKYKDINNDGVIDDYDREFTGYPSVPEISYGLGAGIQYKNFDFSFLFQGSANVSFFAKPKAFGDVNRENIYTYIRDNRWTEDNQDPNAKIPRPQMGTQNKNYVNSTWWQVNGRYLRLKQVELGFTFPKAWTDAIHLKHVRIYTNGLNLFTISPFDLWDAESKSSSGFYYPIQRVFNFGLEINF
- a CDS encoding RNA polymerase sigma factor — encoded protein: MKEYSDGQLLEIFQDEDRRYTVFNEIVKRYKVRLYWHIRKILITHEDTDDVLQNTFVKAWRGLVDFRQEAQLYTWLYRIATNESISFLKQKRNRSMLSLEEAGSVLSQSLDNGYYFSGDELQLQLQKAILTLPEKQRIVFNMKYFDEMQYDEISEILGTSVGALKASYHHAIKKIKLYFEEIIVNVN
- a CDS encoding alpha-L-fucosidase, with amino-acid sequence MKKIIIALGLFLTGIIAFAQPKNDLSLDPQKAEWFKEAKFGMFVHWGLYSILEGSYNGHTLPDPSLKQGKSWYAEWIQMRLEVPDNEYQSLVKDFNPVNFDANQWISEAKNAGVRYFVITAKHHDGFALWKSNVSDFNITRTPYKKDIIAELVKACKKHGIKYGFYYSHWQDWEYPGGALPSWKTKRTDEEFENYWQNKCLPQVKELLVKFDPDLLWFDTWNEENHITSQRRDELIALVRKNSTKCLINGRISFLDPGDHIDFLEMHDNSYPDKILEKPWQTPATMVNSWGWHAKDYNWKSSSEMLGYLSNNASKGGNYLLNIGPKPDGTFPLPAIRRLQEIGAWILVNGEAIYDTRPVKKEVEKGIYLTQKKSEGKDNLYVLLSRSMENVDLLIDVSMIHECRVLESGMPVEFSGSEGKTRISIPQKLFRDCSVQVIKITSKTALDQGW